The Micromonospora sp. NBC_00421 DNA window CGACCTGACCGCTGACCGGCTGACGCAGCTCCCGCGGCTGGGCGTTGTAGTAGCTGGTGGTGCGGTCCGGCCCGAGCAGCTGCTTGACCAGGTAAGGACGCATCTGCCGGCCCTTGTTGGCCACCGAGCCGGCGATCAGCGCCCCCTGGAGCGGGGTCATCCGGACGTTGTTCTGGCCGATCGACGACTGCGCGAGCGCGGCGGGGTCGGTGCCGCCGTCGGGGTTCTGCATGTCGCCGGTGCGGCTGGCCGCCACCGGCAGGCCCCCCTCGCCGAGCTGCCCGACGGTGAGGTCGTCCTGCTCGAAGCCGAACTGCCGGGCCTTCTCCTTCACCGTGTCCGCCCCGAGCCGCACACCGAGCTGGGCGAAACCGGTGTTGCACGACTCGGTGACCGCGTCCATCAGGGTGACCTGTGCCTCCGGGCAGATCGACGCGGCGGCGTTCTTGATCGGCGTGCCCGACGTCGGCGGGGTCCAGCTCGCCCCGGCCGGGATCTCGGTGTCCTTGCCGACCCCGTTCTCCAGAGCGGCGGCGGCCACCACGATCTTGAAGGTGGAGCCGGGCGGCAGGGTCTCCGACAGCGCCCGGTTCTTCAGCGGGCCGTCCGGGTCCTGCTCGTACTTGTTGTAGGCGGCCGACGCCACGTTGGTGTCGTGGTCGGCAAGCGGGTTCGGGTCGAAGCCGGGCATCGAGACGAGCGCCTGCACCGCACCGGTACGCGGGTCGATGGCGATCGCCGCGCCCTTCTTCACCCCGCTGCGGTTGTTGCGCAACTGCTCGAAGGCGGTGTCCTGGGCCCGCTTCGAGATGCTCAGCAGCACGTTGCCGCCGCTGGTCTCGTCGCCGGTGAACATGTCCTTGATCCGGTTGCCGAGCAGCGCGTCGCTGGTGCCGGCGAGGAAGTCGTTCTCCAGCCGCTCGATGCCGGTGTCGCCCAGGTTGACCGGCTTGTAGCCGAGCACGTGCGCGTACTTCGACCCGCCGGGGTAGCTGCGCTGGAACTTCAGCTTGCCGCCGGTCTCCTTGCTGGTGGCCACTGCGGTGCCGCCGGCCTCGATGTTGCCCCGCCGACGCTCGTACTCGGCCACCTGGACCCGACCGTTGTAGTCGCTGTTGCGGTATTCGTCTGCCTTGTAGGCCTGGATCCAGTTCAGGTTGGCGAAGAGCAGCCCGAACAGGACCATGACGACGACGCCGACGCGGCGCAGAGGCGCGTTCACGGGCGGATCACCTCCGTGGGAGCACCGTGCAGCTGTTCCGGCGGACCGCCACCGGGTCGGGCCGCCGGGCCGCCGCCCTGGTTGACCGGCCGCCGGGCGGCGTCGGAGATGCGCAGCAGCACCGCGATGAGCAGCCAGTTCGCCATCAGCGACGAGCCACCGGCGGAGAGGAACGGGGTGGTCTGGCCGGTCAGCGGGATGAGCTTGCTGATCCCGCCGACGATCACGAAGACCTGGAGCCCCAGGGTGAAGGCGAGGCCACCGGCGACCAGCTTGCCGAACGAGTCCCGCACCGCCAGCCCGGCCCGCAGCCCCCGCTCCACGATGAGCAGATAGACCACCAGCAGCGCGGTCAGCCCGAACAGGCCGATCTCCTCGCCGATGCCGGCGAAGATGAAGTCGTTCTGCACCTCGGGGATCTCCAGCGGCTCCCCGGCACCCGGACCGGAGCCGAACAGACCACCGCTGCCCAGGCCGAGCAGCCCCTGCACCAGTTGGTAACCCCGGTCGTACGGCTCGGCGAACGGGTCGAGCCAGATCTCGGCGCGGGTGTAGAAGTTGGCGAACGGGCCACCCACGGTGCCGCCGAGCACGTACGCGAGGTAGGCGCCGCCGAAGAAGAGGACCAGACCGATCAGCAGCCAGCTGACCCGTTCGGTGGCGATGTAGAGCGTCACCACGAACATGCCGAAGTAGAGCAGCGAGGTGCCGAGGTCCTTCTCGAAGACCAGGACCAGCAGACTGATCAGCCAGACGCCGAGCACCGGACCGAGGTCCCGGCCGCGCGGGAAGTCGATGCCGAGGATGCGGCGGCTGGCCAGCGAGAGCACCTCGCGCTTGCGGACCAGGTAGTAGGCGAAGAAGACGAGCAGCGCCAGCTTGGCGAACTCACCGGGCTGGATGCTGAACCCGCCGACCCGGATCCACAGCTTGGCACCGTTGATCTCGGAGAACCGACCGGGCAGCACCGCCGGGATCATCACCAGCACGATGCCGGCCAGCCCCAGGGTGTACGCGTACCGCGAAACGGCCCGATGGTCGCGCATCACCACCAGCAGCCCGGCGGCCAGGATCACCGCGGCCAGCGTCCAGGCCAACTGGCGGCCACCGGTGCCGGCGAAGATGGCAAGCGTCTCCCGGTCGGCGGGGGCGGCCTTGGCCAGGTCGAGCCGGCGTAGGAAGCCCACCCCGACGCCGTTGAGCAGGGCCACCGCCGGCAGCAGGGCCGGATCGGCGAACGGCGCGAGCCAGCGGATCACCAGGTGCATGCCGAGGAAGACCAGCCCCAGCGCGGCGGCCGGCATCCAGAAGTCGCGGGTGACGGTGTCGAGCAGGTTGGCCTCGACGATCGCCCCGTACGCGGCCACCAGCACCATCGCCAGCAACAGCAGGGACAGTTCGGCGTTGCGCCGGGACCGCGCCAGGCGTATGCCGGGCCGCTCGCCCGTCGTGGCGGGCGAGACTACCGGGTTGGCCGCTGCGGTCAAGGAGGTGTCCCTCGGATCTCAGCCGACCGTCACTCGGGCGACCGGCAGCCCGCCGGGTCTCCGGCCGGCGGAACCGCGTCGGAGGCCGAGGCGTCGGGTGTGGTGGGCGGCGTGAGGGTCCCGGTGACACCGGGAACGCCGGTCGTGCCGGGACCGGGGTTGCCGGGGCCGGTCGCCCCGGGGCTGGGCGTGCCGGGGCTGGGTAGTACCGGGGACGTCGTCGACACCGGGGAGCCGGTGACGAGGGACGGCACCGGCGGGCAGACCGGCTTCAGGTTCGGGTTGGCCGGGTCGTCGCTGGTCAGCTCGGCCAACCTGCGCTGCGCGTCCGTCTGGCTCTTGGCCTGGATGCCCTGCTTGACCTGCTCCTGGGCGGCCAGGGTGAGGTCGTCGAGCTTGGCCTGGCTGATCGAGTGCACGTTGGACAGGTCGAGGCCGGCGACCTGTCCGGGGACCCCCCGGAAGACCGCGAGCTGCCCGCTGTCGGTGGCCCCGACGTAGTACTGCCGCTGGGTGTAGCTCCAGCCGGCGAAGAGGCCGCCACCGAGGATGACCAGCAGGGCCACCAGCATCGCCACGGTGCGTAGCGGCCGGCGGGGACGGTCCGGGTCGTCGTCCCGGTTGGCCGCCGGTTCCTCCGGGGCGGGTGGGCGCGGCGCGGAGAGCGCCGACGCGCGGGCCGCCGGGGTCGAGTCGTCGGCCGCGGTGGCCATCCCCCGGTCCCGGGCCGCGGCCCCGCCGACGATCGGACTCGCCTCGACGATGTCATGGTCGGTGGCGTCCGCGATGATCACGGTGATGTTGTCCGGGCCGCCACCGCGCAGGGCGAGCTGCACCAGCCGCTCGACACACTGCTGCGGGTCGGTGTACTCCCGGAGGCTGTCGCCGATGGTCTCCGCGCTGACCACGCCGGAGAGGCCGTCGCTGCAGATCAGGTAGCGGTCACCGGGCTGCACTTGCCGGACGCTGTATTCCGGGTCGATGTCCCGGCCGTCGAGGGCCCGGGTGAGCAGCGAACGCTGGGGGTGGCTGCTCGCCTCCTCCGCGCTGATCCGCCCCTCGTCGACGAGCATCTGGACGTAGGTGTCGTCCTTGGTGATCTGGGCGAACTCGCCGTTGCGCAGCAGGTAGGCCCGGGAATCGCCGATGTGGACCATGCCGAGCTTGCTGCCCGAGAAGAGGGTCGCGGTGAGCGTGGTGCCCATCCCCTCCAGCTGCGGGTTGGCGTCCACGGTGTCGCGGAGCTGCTGGTTGGCGGTGCCCACGGCCGATCGCAGCGCATCGACGAGCGCGTCCCCCGGGACGTCCTCGTCGAGCGGCGCCATGGCACCGATGACGATGTTGCTGGCGACGTCACCGGCGGCCATGCCGCCCATGCCGTCGGCGACGGCGAGGAGCCGCGGCCCGGCGTAGACGGAGTCCTGGTTTCCGTCTCGGATCAGACCGCGGTCGCTGTGGGCCGCATAGCGCAGGGTCAGAGTCATGGCCGTAATTCGAGAGAGGTGCGGCCGATTCGGATCGGCACGCCGAGGGGGACGGGGGTCGGTCCGGTGACCTTAGCGCGATCGAGGTACGTGCCGTTAGTCGAGCCGAGATCCTCGACGAACCACTGTCCGTCCCGGGGCACCAGCCGGGCGTGCCGGGCGGAGGCGTAGTCGTCGGTGATGACGAGGGTGGAGTCCTCCGCCCGACCGATGGTGATCTGCGCTTCGCCGAGGGTGATCCGGGTACCGGCGAGCTGGCCGGCGGTGACCACCAACTGGTGGGCCGCCCGGCCCCGCTTCACCTTCGCCGGCTTCGCCGTCTGCTGCTGGGTCGAGGCCCCGACCGCGCGGGGCGCGGCCACCAGCCGGCCCGACCGGGCGCCCGCGAAGAGATCCCGACGGATGACACCGACCACCGTGAACACGAAGATCCACAGCAGGATGAGGAACCCGAACCGGGCGACGGTGATGACGAGTTCCGGCAAGGCGGGTCAGCCGTCCACGCGGAAGGTCAGCGTCGTGGTCCCGAGCTGGATCATGTCGCCCGGGTTGAGGGCGACGGCCGAGACCCGCTGGCCGTTGACCATGGTGCCGTTGGTGGAACCGAGGTCGGTCAGCACGACCTGGCCGCCGTCGAAGTCCAGCCGGGCGTGTCGCCGGGAGATCCCGACGTCCGGCAGGCGCAGGTTGGCCTGGTCGCCCCGGCCGATCACGGTCGAGCCCATCTGCAACGGGTAGGTCCGACCGTCACCGGAGACCAGCCGGACGTTGCGGGTGCCACCACCGTGCCCCGGCGGGGGACCGTAGCCGCCACCCTGGTCGTAGGACGGGTAGCCGGGCGGTCCGGGGTCGTAGCCGCCCGGCGAGGACACCGGGGCGACCTCACCGCCGGTGTAGACCTCGGCGGTGACCCGGAACATCCCGGTGTCCAGCCCCTCGCCGCGCTCGACCTCGACGATCACGTCGCCGTAGACAGTCCACGCCTGCTCGCCGATGAACTCCGCCTGCGACTGGGCCAGTTCCTGGGCCAGCGCGGCGGCGTACGGCGCCAACCGACTGTGGTCGTACGGGGAGAGATCGATCACGTAACGGTTCGGCACCAGGGTGCGGCCACCAGCGAGGATGGCCTTGTGCGCCTCGGCCTCCCGCTGCATGGCGTTGAGGATCTCCACGGGGTGGACCACCCCTTTGAAGACCTTGGCGAAGGCCCCTTCGACCAGGCCTTCCAGACGCTTCTCGAAGCGTTGCAGCACGCTCACCGGCTCCTCCTCGGGTCCCGAGGACATGATGGTATCTGGACGGCGCGCATGCAGCTCGCGCGCCGCTCGGCCACCGCGCGGCGGCCCGTTCGGAGCGGGCCCGGCGACCGTGCTACTCTTTCGTCCGCCACGAAGGGTGACCGCTCGCAAGAACGGTAACCGGTCGAGGCGAGACCGCAGGACCCGGTAGGATGTTCGGGTCCCGCCGGAGACGGCGGGACCGACGCGCACCACCGCGTTCGAGGGTCGTGCCACGGGGATGTGGCGGAATGGCAGACGCGCACGGTTCAGGTCCGTGTGTCCGAAAGGACGTGGGGGTTCAACTCCCCCCATCCCCACCAGATCGCCGAGGGCTCCGCAGAATGCGGGGCCCTCGCTTCGTATCGGGGCGTACCGGACGTCAGGCTATGCTCCGGTGGTTTTTTCCAGCTCCCAACTTGACCAGGAGTGTCGTGTGAGCGTCGCGTTGGTGACCGGGTCGGGCGGTCTGATCGGTTCCGAGGCGGTCCGGCACTTCGCTGGGCTCGGCCTGGACGTGGTCGGCATCGACAACGACATGCGGCAGGAGTTCTTCGGCGCCGAGGCCTCTACCGCGTGGAACGTCCGGCGGCTGACCGACGAGCTGGGGTCGGCGTACGCGCACCACAGCATCGACATCCGGGACCGGGACACCCTCGGGAAGCTCTTCGCCCGGTACGGCCGGGACATCGCGGTGGTGATCCACACCGCCGCCCAGCCGTCGCACGACTGGGCGGTGCGGGACCCGTTCACCGACTTCGACGTCAACGCGGTCGGCACCCTCAACATCCTGCAGAACGTGCGGGAGCACTGCATCGAGGCGCCGCTGATCCACTGCTCGACCAACAAGGTCTACGGCGACCGCCCCAACAGCCTGCCGCTGGTGGAGCAGGAGACCCGGTGGGAGATCGCGCCGGGGCACCCGTACGAGCAGGGCATCCGCGAGGACATGTCGATCGACGCCTGCCTGCACTCGGTCTTCGGCGCCTCCAAGGTCGCCGCCGACGTGATGGTGCAGGAGTACGGCCGCTACTTCGACATGCGGACGGCCTGCTTCCGGGGCGGCACGCTGACCGGCCCGGCGCACTCGGCGACCGAGCTGCACGGCTTCCTCGGGTACGTGATGCGGGCCAACATGGAGCGCCGCACCTACAAGATCTTCGGCTACCAGGGCAAGCAGGTCCGGGACGCCATCCACAGCTCGGACGTGGTGTCGGCGTTCGAGGCGTTCTTCCGCGCCCCGCGCTCGGCGGCGGTCTACAACCTGGGTGGCGGCCGGCACTCCAACACCTCCAACCGGGAGGCGTTCGCGCTGGCCGAGCAGATCACCGGCCAGCAGATGATCACCGAGTACGTCGAGGCGAACCGGATCGGCGACCACAAGTGGTGGATCGGCTCGAACGAGGCGTTCCAGGCCGACTACCCGGACTGGAAACAGGTCTACGACGTACCGATGATCATGCGGGAGATCCACCAGGCCAACGTCGACAAGTGGGTGCCGGGAGCATGACCGCACAGGGCAAGCGGAACGTCCTCGGCGTCCTTGTCGACGCCACCGACTACGCCTCGGCGACCGAGCAGGTCGTCGCGGCAGCCCGGGACCGCCGACCGCTGGCGCTGACCGCGCTGGCCGTGCACGGGGTGATGACCGGCGTGCTCGACCCGGCGCACAACGCCCGGCTCAACTCCTTCGACGTGGTCACCCCGGACGGGCAACCGGTGCGCTGGGCGCTCAACCTGCTGCACCACGCCGGCCTGTCGGACCGGGTGTACGGCCCGACGCTGACCCTGCACGTGCTGCGCCGGTTCGCCGAGGAGGGCCTACCGGTCTACCTGTACGGCTCGACCGAGGAGACCCTGGCGAAGCTGATCCCGGCGCTGGAGCGGATGTTCCCCGCCCTGAAGATCGCCGGGGTGGAGCCGTCGAAGTTCCGTGCGGTCCAGCCCGGCGAGGACGTCGAGATCGCCGACCGGATCCGGGCCAGCGGTGCCCGGCTCGTCCTGGTCGGGCTGGGCTGCCCCCGCCAGGAGGTCTTCACGTACGCCATGCGGCCCCTGCTGGACATGCCGCTGATGGCCGTCGGCGCGGCCTTCGACTACCACGCCGGCCTGCTCCGGCAGCCGCCGCCGTGGATGCAACGGGCCGGGTTGGAGTGGTTCTGGCGACTCGGCCTGGAGCCGAAGCGGCTCTGGCGGCGGTACGTCATCCTCAACCCGGCCTACCTGGCCCGCCTCGCCGGCCAGAAGACCGGCCTGTGGAAGGCCCGGCCCCCGGCACCGGCCACCGAACGACCGGCCACCTTCGCGGTCTGAGACGTCCTGCGGACGACCGGCCGGTGACAGCGGGTCGGTGTGACAGCGGGCCGGTGACGACCGGCCGGCTGGCGTGCCGGGCGATGGACCGACCGCCCCCCTACGGGACGCTTCGGGGTGGATCAGGGGCCGTCCCGGATTCGCCGAACGCCGTTCTGGGCAAGGCTGTGTCCATGGATGGGCATCTCATCGTGCTGCTGTCGATCGCCGCCGTCTGGCTCGCTGCCGGTGTCGTGGCGGACGGGCTCCCCCGGCTCGACCGGGCCCGGGCCCTGCGCCGGCGTACCGGATGGTTGCTCGTTCTCTCCCTCGCCGGCCTCGGCCTGACCATGACGGTGCTGGCTGCCGGCCTGACCAGCGCCGGGGACACCCCGGTCGACCGGGCCGCCGGCCAACTTCCGCTGGTGGCCGTCCCGGCGCTCGTGGTGGCCACCAGCACGGTGCGCCGGGTCCGCCGGTTGCGGGCCGGCGCGGGCGCGTTCGCCGCCGCACCGGAGACCCCCGCGCCGTACGGTCTACGGGCCGCCGCCGGGCATCCGCTGGTCGGCCTGCCGCTGCAGGTGACCGCGCTGGCCACCGTGCCGGGCCTGCTCCGGGCCGCCGGGCTGGACCTGGGCGTCGACAACGGGGTCGCCGGGGTCGCGCTCACCGCCGGTGGGCTGGCCGTCCTCGCCATCGGGGTACGCCACGGCCTGCGGCACAACCGGCTCGCCGAGCGGACGCTGCCGACCGCCGCCCCTGCCCTGGCCGGGCTGCCCGCCTCACCGGCCGCGGCCGGCTCCCTGCACGTATAGCAGTTCCAGGATCGCCCGGGTCGCCTCGAACCACCTGTCCAGCCACCCGGGCGGCGGGACGCTCCCCTTCGGCGGCAACTCCAGCAGCAGGCCACGCAGCAGCGGATGGTCGACAAGCGACTCGGGCGGCTCTGCCGGCCAGCCGGCAGGCGGGAACGACGGCTCGGTGAGCGGGTTCGGGTCGAGCGAGGGCAGCGACAGCGGCGACCCGGCCTGCTCGGGTGCGGGGACACCGTCGCGGCCCAGTTCGGTGTCGGTGGCACCGACCTCGGTGAGCACGGTGTCGCGTCGCGCGCCGCGGTACTTGCCGCCGAAGCGTTCGGTCTTGCCCGGACCGTTGGTGAGGTTGTCTGAACCGATCGTCGTCATCTGCGTATCGCCTGCCTCGCTCGGTTGCCGCTGCGCGCGGCGGGTCGTCGACCAGCGCCGTACCGAGGGGTTCAACGAGGCGGGACGGAAGTGGCGACGGGCCGGCCGGGGAGTGTCCCCGACCGGCCCGCGGTCAACGCCACGCTGCGTTGGTCAGTGTTGGCCGAACGTGCCGTTTCGAGCATCGGCGACGAAGGCGTTCCATTCCCCGGGGGCGAAAACGAGGGCGGGACCTGTCTTGTCCTTCGAGTCCCGTACCCCGACCGCCCCGATCACGTAAGCCACCTCGACGCAGTTGTCACAGTTCGGCCCGCTTTTCGAGCTCTTGAACCAGGTTGCCTGCGTCAGGTCCTCGGGGAACCTCTTGGTCGCCATTTCCACAACGGCTCCTCTG harbors:
- a CDS encoding NAD-dependent epimerase/dehydratase family protein, whose translation is MSVALVTGSGGLIGSEAVRHFAGLGLDVVGIDNDMRQEFFGAEASTAWNVRRLTDELGSAYAHHSIDIRDRDTLGKLFARYGRDIAVVIHTAAQPSHDWAVRDPFTDFDVNAVGTLNILQNVREHCIEAPLIHCSTNKVYGDRPNSLPLVEQETRWEIAPGHPYEQGIREDMSIDACLHSVFGASKVAADVMVQEYGRYFDMRTACFRGGTLTGPAHSATELHGFLGYVMRANMERRTYKIFGYQGKQVRDAIHSSDVVSAFEAFFRAPRSAAVYNLGGGRHSNTSNREAFALAEQITGQQMITEYVEANRIGDHKWWIGSNEAFQADYPDWKQVYDVPMIMREIHQANVDKWVPGA
- a CDS encoding DUF397 domain-containing protein; the encoded protein is MATKRFPEDLTQATWFKSSKSGPNCDNCVEVAYVIGAVGVRDSKDKTGPALVFAPGEWNAFVADARNGTFGQH
- a CDS encoding WecB/TagA/CpsF family glycosyltransferase; the encoded protein is MTAQGKRNVLGVLVDATDYASATEQVVAAARDRRPLALTALAVHGVMTGVLDPAHNARLNSFDVVTPDGQPVRWALNLLHHAGLSDRVYGPTLTLHVLRRFAEEGLPVYLYGSTEETLAKLIPALERMFPALKIAGVEPSKFRAVQPGEDVEIADRIRASGARLVLVGLGCPRQEVFTYAMRPLLDMPLMAVGAAFDYHAGLLRQPPPWMQRAGLEWFWRLGLEPKRLWRRYVILNPAYLARLAGQKTGLWKARPPAPATERPATFAV
- a CDS encoding FHA domain-containing protein FhaB/FipA, with the translated sequence MPELVITVARFGFLILLWIFVFTVVGVIRRDLFAGARSGRLVAAPRAVGASTQQQTAKPAKVKRGRAAHQLVVTAGQLAGTRITLGEAQITIGRAEDSTLVITDDYASARHARLVPRDGQWFVEDLGSTNGTYLDRAKVTGPTPVPLGVPIRIGRTSLELRP
- a CDS encoding DUF3662 and FHA domain-containing protein is translated as MSSGPEEEPVSVLQRFEKRLEGLVEGAFAKVFKGVVHPVEILNAMQREAEAHKAILAGGRTLVPNRYVIDLSPYDHSRLAPYAAALAQELAQSQAEFIGEQAWTVYGDVIVEVERGEGLDTGMFRVTAEVYTGGEVAPVSSPGGYDPGPPGYPSYDQGGGYGPPPGHGGGTRNVRLVSGDGRTYPLQMGSTVIGRGDQANLRLPDVGISRRHARLDFDGGQVVLTDLGSTNGTMVNGQRVSAVALNPGDMIQLGTTTLTFRVDG
- a CDS encoding peptidoglycan D,D-transpeptidase FtsI family protein; amino-acid sequence: MNAPLRRVGVVVMVLFGLLFANLNWIQAYKADEYRNSDYNGRVQVAEYERRRGNIEAGGTAVATSKETGGKLKFQRSYPGGSKYAHVLGYKPVNLGDTGIERLENDFLAGTSDALLGNRIKDMFTGDETSGGNVLLSISKRAQDTAFEQLRNNRSGVKKGAAIAIDPRTGAVQALVSMPGFDPNPLADHDTNVASAAYNKYEQDPDGPLKNRALSETLPPGSTFKIVVAAAALENGVGKDTEIPAGASWTPPTSGTPIKNAAASICPEAQVTLMDAVTESCNTGFAQLGVRLGADTVKEKARQFGFEQDDLTVGQLGEGGLPVAASRTGDMQNPDGGTDPAALAQSSIGQNNVRMTPLQGALIAGSVANKGRQMRPYLVKQLLGPDRTTSYYNAQPRELRQPVSGQVADDLRDMMVSVVKNGTGSSADIDGYTVGGKTGTAQSAPDRPDHGWFIGFALDKNGNAVSAVCVELEQAGSGGSAEAARIGGKIMQAAIADAGGR
- a CDS encoding PP2C family protein-serine/threonine phosphatase; amino-acid sequence: MTLTLRYAAHSDRGLIRDGNQDSVYAGPRLLAVADGMGGMAAGDVASNIVIGAMAPLDEDVPGDALVDALRSAVGTANQQLRDTVDANPQLEGMGTTLTATLFSGSKLGMVHIGDSRAYLLRNGEFAQITKDDTYVQMLVDEGRISAEEASSHPQRSLLTRALDGRDIDPEYSVRQVQPGDRYLICSDGLSGVVSAETIGDSLREYTDPQQCVERLVQLALRGGGPDNITVIIADATDHDIVEASPIVGGAAARDRGMATAADDSTPAARASALSAPRPPAPEEPAANRDDDPDRPRRPLRTVAMLVALLVILGGGLFAGWSYTQRQYYVGATDSGQLAVFRGVPGQVAGLDLSNVHSISQAKLDDLTLAAQEQVKQGIQAKSQTDAQRRLAELTSDDPANPNLKPVCPPVPSLVTGSPVSTTSPVLPSPGTPSPGATGPGNPGPGTTGVPGVTGTLTPPTTPDASASDAVPPAGDPAGCRSPE
- a CDS encoding FtsW/RodA/SpoVE family cell cycle protein, with amino-acid sequence MVLVAAYGAIVEANLLDTVTRDFWMPAAALGLVFLGMHLVIRWLAPFADPALLPAVALLNGVGVGFLRRLDLAKAAPADRETLAIFAGTGGRQLAWTLAAVILAAGLLVVMRDHRAVSRYAYTLGLAGIVLVMIPAVLPGRFSEINGAKLWIRVGGFSIQPGEFAKLALLVFFAYYLVRKREVLSLASRRILGIDFPRGRDLGPVLGVWLISLLVLVFEKDLGTSLLYFGMFVVTLYIATERVSWLLIGLVLFFGGAYLAYVLGGTVGGPFANFYTRAEIWLDPFAEPYDRGYQLVQGLLGLGSGGLFGSGPGAGEPLEIPEVQNDFIFAGIGEEIGLFGLTALLVVYLLIVERGLRAGLAVRDSFGKLVAGGLAFTLGLQVFVIVGGISKLIPLTGQTTPFLSAGGSSLMANWLLIAVLLRISDAARRPVNQGGGPAARPGGGPPEQLHGAPTEVIRP